Proteins from a single region of Acidobacteriota bacterium:
- a CDS encoding SMP-30/gluconolactonase/LRE family protein: MTSFPLPQPDAVQPVRALTLEYYSEGPVIDLEGNLYFSHGTSISRMAPGGEPMVWATCAAPNGHKILANGEHLVCDGTEHGVLRFDPEGGRLGRAAGGRCQDLEIDGPNDICLHPGEGFYFTDCLPGKGAVIFVDLEGRQTVVARDMDTPNGIALSADARSLFVSESLPNRVILIPLAGPGRAAGPPRVFADLPRHPDGEEGGKNLPDGMALDRDKRLWVAHYGMATVQVLSPEGRLLASYDTGMRCTSNICFAGPDLATAFVTGGDGEPSPGGLVRLDVGVPGLPILPAGR, from the coding sequence ATGACCTCGTTCCCCTTGCCTCAACCCGATGCTGTCCAGCCGGTCAGGGCACTCACTCTCGAATACTACTCCGAAGGTCCGGTGATCGATTTGGAGGGCAACCTCTATTTTTCCCACGGAACTTCGATTTCCAGGATGGCCCCCGGCGGCGAGCCCATGGTCTGGGCCACCTGTGCGGCCCCCAACGGCCACAAGATCCTGGCCAATGGAGAACACCTGGTCTGTGACGGCACGGAGCACGGTGTGCTGCGGTTCGATCCGGAGGGAGGCCGGCTGGGTCGGGCCGCCGGGGGACGCTGCCAGGACCTGGAGATCGACGGCCCCAACGACATCTGCCTGCACCCCGGAGAGGGGTTCTACTTCACTGACTGCCTGCCCGGGAAGGGCGCCGTCATCTTCGTGGACCTGGAGGGAAGGCAGACCGTGGTGGCCCGGGACATGGACACCCCCAACGGCATTGCGCTGTCGGCCGACGCTCGAAGCCTGTTCGTCTCCGAAAGCCTCCCCAACCGGGTGATCCTCATTCCCCTTGCCGGGCCGGGCCGGGCCGCGGGACCTCCCCGGGTCTTCGCCGACCTTCCCCGCCATCCCGACGGCGAAGAGGGTGGCAAGAATCTGCCGGACGGCATGGCCCTGGACCGGGACAAGCGTCTCTGGGTCGCCCACTACGGAATGGCGACGGTGCAGGTGCTGTCTCCCGAGGGACGGCTGCTGGCCAGCTACGACACCGGCATGCGCTGCACCAGCAACATCTGCTTCGCCGGCCCCGACCTGGCCACCGCCTTCGTCACCGGCGGCGACGGGGAACCCAGCCCCGGCGGCCTGGTTCGTCTGGATGTGGGCGTTCCGGGATTGCCAATTCTTCCCGCCGGAAGGTAG
- a CDS encoding radical SAM protein: MLKEPGKLVGIARLAAESTQLVRKRRARYMSIEVKSVLNRCSNPEMPFYWTINPYRGCEFGCKYCYARYTHEYMGREEAGQFESEIYAKRNGDAVLEKDLLSARLRDRPIAIGTATDPYQPAERRFKLTRAILERLAEWRGLRISLTTKSDLVLRDLELWKEIASRNEVHLNITLTTLSTQLARALEPRAATPRRRLLALEELSRVGMSTGVLVMPVLPRITDRPADLEALVRGVKRRGAVYLAARVLFVTSSIEKVWVPFLREQFPELVPVYRDLYGPPQGRLKIYRKRISDLIRRLCDRHQLGRKPPSAGPLLEPGLWRQSLLPLDWSGEGSPPWPDSAAGLD, encoded by the coding sequence ATGCTCAAGGAGCCCGGAAAACTGGTGGGGATCGCCCGGCTGGCGGCGGAGAGCACCCAATTGGTGCGCAAGCGGCGTGCACGCTATATGTCCATCGAGGTCAAATCGGTGCTGAACCGTTGCTCGAATCCGGAAATGCCGTTCTACTGGACCATCAATCCCTACCGGGGCTGCGAGTTCGGCTGCAAGTACTGTTACGCTCGCTATACTCACGAATACATGGGCCGGGAGGAGGCAGGCCAGTTCGAGTCCGAGATCTATGCCAAGCGTAACGGGGATGCCGTTCTGGAGAAGGACCTGTTGTCGGCCCGGCTGCGAGACCGGCCCATTGCCATTGGCACCGCCACCGATCCCTATCAGCCGGCTGAAAGGCGCTTCAAGCTGACCCGGGCGATTCTGGAGAGGCTGGCCGAGTGGCGCGGGCTCCGGATATCACTGACCACCAAGTCCGACCTGGTCCTGCGGGACCTGGAATTGTGGAAGGAAATTGCCTCCCGCAATGAGGTGCACCTCAATATCACTCTCACAACCCTCTCCACCCAATTGGCCAGAGCCTTGGAACCACGGGCGGCTACACCCCGGCGGAGGCTACTCGCCCTCGAGGAGCTGTCAAGGGTGGGTATGAGCACAGGGGTGCTGGTCATGCCGGTGCTTCCCCGGATTACCGACCGACCGGCAGACCTGGAAGCCCTGGTACGCGGCGTCAAGCGCCGGGGCGCAGTCTATCTGGCTGCCAGGGTCCTGTTTGTCACCTCCTCCATCGAGAAAGTCTGGGTGCCCTTTCTGCGGGAGCAATTTCCGGAGCTGGTGCCGGTCTACCGGGATCTCTACGGGCCGCCACAGGGCAGACTGAAGATCTATCGCAAGCGGATTTCCGATCTCATCCGCCGGTTGTGCGACCGGCACCAACTCGGGAGAAAGCCTCCCTCGGCCGGGCCGCTGCTGGAGCCGGGACTGTGGCGACAGTCCCTGCTGCCGCTGGACTGGAGCGGAGAGGGTTCGCCTCCCTGGCCTGATTCCGCTGCCGGGCTCGATTGA
- a CDS encoding CRTAC1 family protein: MGPTWGQTPLTLSCHSRIVTRSRLPWMGLLLGILGALSLIPPGRAGPGGVPAETPVFTDVTGFAGIAWKHFNGESPDRFLIETSCGGAAFLDFDGDGLLDIYLVNGGETPRGKSPAPVRNALYRNLGEGRFEEVAEGAGVGQVGFYGMGAAAADYDNDGDQDLYVTGFPSSTLFRNNGDGTFENATESAGVGNPERWGASAAWIDYDRDGLLDLFVCNYAELSFANPITCDHKGIPAYCDQKSYTPSRSRLFRNRGDGAFDDVSEASGIDRHKSRAFGVVSIDADGDGWQDLLVAGDATPNLLLLNKQNGTFREVGFEADMAFNSEGVARSGMGIDAGDFDGDGNPDFVVTNFHDEFHALYRNGGRFPYRELSRSSGLTRFTVPYVGWGVRFIDYDNDSHQDLFIVNGHVTRTIELARRDITYLQLPLLLGNDGRGKLQDLAERAGPVFRTGHAARGLATGDFDDDGDSDALLVRLNRRPLLLRNNRGQDSTWIGFRLEGTRSNRDAIGARVEIDWGERKSVRWLTGGGSFLASHDKRLIFGLGEAGPDRVEATIQWPSGRRQHLAGLRTNRYHAVVEEMDSTGR; the protein is encoded by the coding sequence ATGGGACCCACCTGGGGGCAAACTCCCTTGACCCTGTCTTGCCATAGTCGCATCGTTACCCGGTCCCGTCTGCCCTGGATGGGGCTGCTGCTTGGGATCCTGGGAGCCCTTTCCCTGATTCCGCCGGGCCGGGCCGGGCCGGGCGGTGTACCAGCCGAGACCCCCGTCTTCACCGATGTGACCGGTTTTGCCGGCATTGCCTGGAAGCACTTCAACGGCGAATCCCCGGACCGCTTCCTGATTGAAACCTCCTGCGGAGGAGCGGCCTTCCTGGATTTCGACGGCGACGGACTGCTGGACATCTACCTGGTCAACGGAGGCGAGACGCCGAGGGGCAAGAGCCCGGCCCCGGTGCGCAATGCGCTCTATCGCAATCTGGGAGAGGGCAGGTTCGAGGAGGTGGCGGAAGGCGCGGGGGTGGGACAGGTCGGCTTCTACGGCATGGGCGCGGCGGCCGCCGACTACGACAATGACGGCGATCAGGATCTCTACGTCACCGGGTTTCCATCCTCGACGCTGTTTCGCAACAACGGCGACGGCACCTTCGAGAATGCAACGGAAAGTGCGGGTGTCGGAAATCCGGAACGCTGGGGAGCCAGTGCGGCCTGGATCGACTATGACCGTGACGGCCTGCTGGACCTGTTCGTGTGCAACTACGCCGAGCTGTCGTTCGCCAATCCCATCACCTGTGATCACAAGGGAATCCCCGCCTATTGCGATCAGAAGTCCTACACTCCCAGCCGGTCCAGGCTGTTCCGCAACCGGGGCGACGGCGCCTTTGACGACGTCAGCGAGGCCTCGGGGATTGACCGGCACAAGAGCCGGGCCTTCGGAGTGGTGAGCATCGATGCCGACGGCGACGGGTGGCAGGACCTGTTGGTCGCGGGAGACGCCACCCCCAACCTGCTGCTGCTCAACAAGCAGAACGGAACTTTCCGGGAAGTGGGATTCGAGGCCGACATGGCCTTCAACTCAGAAGGGGTGGCCCGGTCGGGCATGGGCATCGACGCCGGAGACTTCGACGGGGACGGGAACCCCGATTTCGTGGTCACCAATTTTCACGACGAGTTTCACGCCCTCTATCGCAACGGCGGAAGATTTCCCTACCGCGAGCTCTCACGGAGTTCGGGGCTCACCCGGTTCACCGTGCCCTACGTGGGATGGGGGGTTCGCTTCATCGACTACGACAACGACAGTCACCAGGACCTGTTCATCGTCAACGGTCATGTCACCCGGACGATCGAGCTGGCCCGCAGGGACATCACCTACCTGCAGCTTCCCCTGCTGCTGGGCAATGACGGCCGGGGGAAGCTCCAGGATCTGGCGGAGCGGGCGGGTCCGGTCTTCAGGACCGGGCATGCGGCTCGCGGCCTGGCCACCGGGGACTTCGACGACGACGGCGATTCCGACGCGCTGCTGGTCCGGCTCAACCGGCGCCCGCTGCTGCTACGCAACAACCGGGGCCAGGACTCGACCTGGATCGGTTTCCGGCTGGAGGGAACCCGAAGCAACCGGGACGCCATCGGCGCCCGGGTGGAGATCGACTGGGGGGAACGCAAGAGCGTCCGATGGCTGACCGGAGGGGGGAGCTTCCTGGCCTCCCATGACAAGCGCCTGATCTTCGGGTTGGGGGAAGCCGGCCCCGATCGAGTGGAAGCCACCATCCAATGGCCCAGCGGCCGGCGGCAGCACCTGGCTGGCCTGAGAACCAATCGCTACCACGCTGTCGTGGAGGAGATGGACTCTACCGGACGGTAG
- a CDS encoding prepilin-type N-terminal cleavage/methylation domain-containing protein — MRKGFSLIELLIVVAIILIIAAIAVPNLLRARRSANEASATASMRTIGTGQLMYRSTHGTFTNLAGLAEDGVIPSDLGSGTKSGYKFTSEPGDNPAQQFTVTGVPEIAEGATATGTRTFFTDETQVIRFAIGSEANAASTPVGN; from the coding sequence ATGCGCAAGGGATTTTCTTTAATCGAGTTGCTGATCGTGGTGGCGATTATCCTGATCATCGCCGCCATAGCGGTCCCGAACCTCCTCAGGGCGAGGCGTTCGGCCAACGAAGCCTCCGCTACCGCTTCCATGAGAACGATCGGTACCGGCCAGCTCATGTACCGGTCCACCCACGGCACCTTCACCAACCTGGCGGGTCTGGCGGAGGACGGCGTGATCCCCTCCGATCTGGGATCGGGGACCAAGAGCGGCTACAAATTCACCAGCGAACCGGGCGACAACCCGGCTCAGCAGTTCACCGTAACCGGGGTTCCCGAAATCGCCGAAGGGGCCACCGCTACCGGAACCAGGACCTTCTTTACCGACGAAACGCAGGTGATCCGGTTCGCCATCGGATCCGAAGCCAACGCTGCCAGTACGCCTGTCGGGAATTAG
- a CDS encoding aldehyde dehydrogenase family protein, protein MIHFPVLRWGEPYKSLEVEKVVHFATGEPVAEVSQANPGLVARDMRRAERARQVLREIPSEELLTRIQKAGSLFSSAELPLGEGTQTPEEFVRQQSATTGLPEHMCRMNMAKLRYVLDEIGNILRSLTRGLDLDLLGRGYGEEDGLMRSYQANTPVLGMVLPSNSPGVHSLWLPVIPLQIGLVLKPGPQEPWTPWRMAQAFFQAGIPKQAIALYPGGGEVGAAVVGHCPRSLIFGGTPTVERYKANPAVQVHGPGFSKILIGDDQVDDWEEVLDLLVDSVLINSGRSCINCSGIWASRHTEEIAEALARRLGPIEPLPPQDDRAALAAFTVPGQAEAISNDIDAGLQQEGVEEVTRRFREGDRLVRRQRCDYLRPTVVHCQSPEAGLAGKEYMYPFVSVVRCPQAKMIDSIGPTLVASGITRDESFRRALVDARNIDRLNLGPVPTIRLNWHQPHEGNIVDFLFRARAFQMG, encoded by the coding sequence GTGATTCACTTTCCGGTCCTGCGCTGGGGAGAGCCATACAAGAGCCTGGAAGTCGAGAAGGTGGTCCACTTCGCCACCGGAGAGCCGGTAGCCGAGGTCAGCCAGGCCAATCCCGGTCTGGTGGCCAGGGACATGCGGCGTGCGGAGCGGGCGCGCCAGGTCTTGCGCGAGATCCCATCCGAGGAGCTTCTGACCCGGATCCAAAAGGCCGGCAGCCTCTTTTCCTCGGCCGAGCTGCCCCTGGGAGAAGGGACTCAGACTCCCGAGGAGTTTGTCCGCCAACAGTCGGCGACCACGGGCCTTCCGGAGCACATGTGCCGCATGAACATGGCCAAGCTCAGGTATGTCCTGGACGAGATCGGGAATATCCTGCGCTCACTGACGCGGGGCCTGGATCTGGATCTTCTGGGTCGAGGATATGGAGAAGAAGATGGATTGATGCGCAGCTACCAGGCCAACACTCCGGTACTGGGCATGGTGCTGCCCTCCAATTCCCCCGGTGTCCACAGCCTTTGGCTCCCGGTCATCCCGCTTCAGATCGGTCTGGTTCTGAAGCCCGGTCCCCAGGAGCCCTGGACGCCCTGGCGCATGGCCCAGGCCTTCTTTCAGGCGGGGATCCCCAAACAGGCCATCGCGCTCTATCCCGGTGGCGGGGAGGTGGGAGCCGCCGTGGTCGGCCACTGTCCCAGAAGTCTGATTTTCGGCGGGACACCCACGGTGGAGCGGTACAAGGCCAATCCGGCGGTACAAGTCCACGGTCCCGGATTCAGCAAGATCCTGATCGGCGACGACCAGGTCGACGACTGGGAAGAGGTCCTGGACCTGTTGGTGGACAGCGTTCTGATCAACAGCGGCCGGAGCTGCATCAATTGCTCGGGCATCTGGGCCTCCCGCCACACGGAGGAAATCGCGGAAGCCCTGGCTCGCCGGCTGGGGCCGATCGAACCGCTGCCGCCCCAGGATGACAGGGCCGCGCTGGCCGCCTTCACGGTACCCGGGCAGGCGGAAGCCATCTCAAACGACATCGATGCCGGGCTGCAGCAGGAGGGGGTCGAGGAAGTGACCCGCAGGTTCAGGGAGGGGGACCGCCTGGTCCGCCGGCAGCGGTGCGACTACCTTCGGCCCACGGTGGTGCACTGCCAGTCGCCCGAAGCCGGCTTGGCCGGCAAGGAGTACATGTACCCCTTCGTCTCGGTGGTGCGCTGTCCACAGGCCAAGATGATCGACTCCATCGGTCCCACCCTGGTGGCCAGCGGGATCACCCGAGACGAGTCCTTTCGGCGGGCTCTGGTGGATGCCCGCAACATCGACCGTCTCAATCTGGGCCCGGTTCCCACCATTCGCCTCAACTGGCATCAACCCCATGAAGGCAACATCGTCGATTTCCTGTTTCGGGCCCGCGCCTTCCAGATGGGTTAG
- a CDS encoding ammonium transporter: MPSLALADAHPQLDSGDTAWLLTATALVLFMNIPGLALFYGGLVRAKNVLSVLMQCFALTALITILWVLFGYSLAFDTTGMQAGVTNIHSFVGGFSKAFASGITADSLSGTIPETVFLTFQMTFAIITPALMVGAFAERMKFSAMVVFMAAWSLLVYAPICHMTWAGDGSFFGELGILDFAGGTVVHINAGIAALVAAILIGKRRGYPTAPMPPHSMTLTVVGASMLWVGWFGFNAGSALAADGAAGMAMLVTQVCTGAAALTWMLIEWVRNGKPSVLGIVTAAVAGLVAITPASGSVGPLGAIVIGIAAGACCFWASTILKYKLGYDDSLDVFGVHGVGGIVGALLTGVFVAESLGGQGLAEGMTIGSQFGVQVIGVVVTLVYSGVISFILLKVVDGIIGLRASEEVETEGLDISLHEEQGYNLEV, from the coding sequence ATGCCTTCCTTGGCGCTTGCCGACGCCCACCCGCAACTCGACTCCGGAGACACCGCCTGGCTGCTGACCGCGACGGCTTTGGTGCTTTTCATGAATATTCCCGGACTTGCCTTGTTCTACGGCGGCCTGGTCCGGGCCAAGAACGTCCTCTCCGTGCTGATGCAGTGCTTTGCGCTTACAGCCCTGATCACCATACTCTGGGTCTTGTTCGGCTACAGCCTGGCTTTCGACACCACCGGCATGCAGGCGGGAGTGACCAACATCCATTCCTTCGTTGGAGGTTTTTCCAAGGCCTTTGCCAGTGGCATTACCGCCGACAGCCTGAGCGGCACCATTCCGGAAACGGTGTTTCTCACCTTTCAGATGACTTTTGCCATCATCACGCCTGCCCTGATGGTGGGGGCATTTGCCGAACGCATGAAGTTTTCGGCCATGGTGGTCTTCATGGCGGCCTGGTCCCTGCTGGTCTATGCCCCTATCTGCCACATGACCTGGGCCGGTGACGGTTCCTTCTTCGGCGAGCTGGGCATTCTCGATTTCGCCGGGGGCACCGTGGTCCATATCAATGCCGGCATCGCGGCACTGGTTGCAGCCATCCTGATCGGCAAGAGGCGCGGTTATCCCACGGCTCCCATGCCGCCGCACAGCATGACCCTGACGGTGGTGGGGGCCTCCATGCTGTGGGTGGGCTGGTTCGGCTTCAATGCCGGCAGCGCATTGGCCGCCGACGGCGCCGCCGGCATGGCCATGCTGGTCACCCAGGTGTGCACCGGAGCCGCTGCCCTCACCTGGATGTTGATCGAGTGGGTCAGGAACGGCAAACCCAGCGTGCTGGGAATCGTCACCGCCGCCGTGGCCGGCCTGGTGGCGATCACGCCCGCCTCCGGCAGCGTGGGGCCTCTCGGAGCCATCGTCATCGGGATCGCGGCCGGGGCCTGCTGTTTCTGGGCCTCCACCATCCTCAAGTACAAGCTGGGATACGATGATTCCCTGGACGTCTTTGGTGTCCACGGCGTCGGCGGAATCGTGGGAGCCCTCTTGACCGGAGTCTTTGTCGCCGAAAGTCTGGGCGGGCAGGGTCTCGCCGAAGGCATGACCATCGGTTCCCAGTTCGGAGTCCAGGTCATCGGCGTGGTGGTTACCCTGGTCTACAGCGGCGTGATCTCCTTCATCCTCCTGAAGGTGGTGGATGGGATCATCGGCCTGCGAGCCTCCGAAGAGGTGGAGACCGAGGGATTGGATATCTCTCTCCACGAGGAGCAGGGGTACAACCTGGAGGTCTGA
- a CDS encoding aminotransferase class III-fold pyridoxal phosphate-dependent enzyme, whose product MPADRQHIFIPWTVQECEDPVLEFAGAEGVYFRDRQGRRYLDFLSQLFNCNLGHGNRRVTEAIKRQAEQACCISPQLLTAERSLLSDELTALVPGDLDKCMFVNSGSEANELAFIMARMVTGRPKIFAKYRSYHGTTFATLGTAGDPRRMAVEPGPPGSVRFFDPYCYRCDFGLSNPDCGIHCLKALESQIELENPATVAAVIVEPFTGAAGGFPLPEGYLAGLRDLCDRHGILLIADEVITGFGRTGAWFGVNHDSVVPDIMVMAKGITSGYVPMGAVVVRPHISRHFESRMLPIGSTYAGSPLATAAARACLVAYREEGCVDNAQGMGRVLMEGLQALKRKHSIIGDVRGKGLLACLELVTDRATKQPLAPPVVDAQLPIRIRRRAWAEGLHLLARANLLMIAPPLIVTAGQIREGMEKLSRVLSWLEAEVRQEREQQTVPVSPAPLPAS is encoded by the coding sequence ATGCCAGCCGACCGCCAGCATATCTTTATTCCCTGGACAGTCCAGGAGTGCGAGGATCCGGTGCTGGAGTTTGCCGGGGCCGAAGGAGTCTACTTCCGGGACCGGCAGGGCCGGCGCTACCTCGACTTCCTCTCCCAGTTGTTCAACTGCAACCTGGGCCACGGTAACCGCCGGGTCACCGAGGCCATCAAGAGGCAGGCCGAACAGGCCTGCTGCATCTCCCCCCAGCTCCTGACCGCCGAAAGGTCGCTGCTGTCGGACGAACTGACCGCTCTGGTTCCGGGCGACCTCGACAAGTGCATGTTCGTCAATAGCGGCAGCGAGGCCAACGAACTGGCCTTCATCATGGCCCGCATGGTGACCGGCCGGCCCAAGATCTTTGCCAAGTACCGCAGCTACCACGGGACGACCTTCGCGACCCTGGGCACGGCCGGGGATCCCCGGCGCATGGCGGTGGAGCCCGGGCCGCCAGGGTCCGTACGCTTTTTCGACCCCTACTGCTACCGCTGTGATTTCGGGCTCAGCAACCCCGACTGCGGCATTCACTGTCTCAAGGCCCTGGAGAGCCAGATCGAGCTGGAAAACCCCGCTACCGTGGCCGCGGTGATCGTGGAGCCGTTCACCGGGGCCGCCGGCGGATTTCCCCTTCCGGAGGGCTACCTGGCCGGTCTGCGGGATCTCTGCGACCGCCACGGGATCCTGCTGATCGCCGACGAGGTCATCACCGGCTTCGGACGCACCGGTGCCTGGTTCGGCGTCAACCACGACTCGGTGGTTCCCGACATCATGGTCATGGCCAAGGGGATCACCTCCGGCTATGTCCCCATGGGGGCGGTGGTGGTTCGTCCCCACATCAGCCGCCATTTCGAGAGTCGGATGCTTCCCATCGGCAGCACCTATGCGGGCAGCCCGCTGGCCACCGCTGCCGCCCGAGCCTGTCTGGTAGCCTATCGAGAGGAAGGCTGCGTGGACAATGCCCAAGGGATGGGTCGAGTGCTGATGGAGGGATTGCAGGCCCTCAAGCGAAAGCACTCCATTATCGGCGACGTCCGGGGCAAGGGGCTGCTGGCCTGCCTCGAGCTGGTGACCGACCGGGCTACGAAGCAGCCGCTGGCTCCGCCGGTTGTGGATGCCCAGCTGCCCATCCGCATTCGCCGTCGTGCCTGGGCGGAGGGGTTGCACCTGCTGGCTCGGGCCAATCTGCTGATGATCGCCCCGCCTCTGATTGTCACCGCCGGCCAGATTCGGGAGGGCATGGAGAAGTTGAGTCGCGTCCTTTCCTGGCTGGAGGCCGAGGTCAGGCAGGAACGGGAACAACAGACGGTCCCCGTGAGCCCGGCCCCCCTGCCTGCGTCTTGA